The DNA window CGCGCAGACCGACTACGTGATGTTCACCGGGTCGTCGGCGACGGGTGCGACGCTGGCCGAGCAGGCGGGGCGTCGGCTCATCGGCTTCTCCGCCGAACTCGGGGGCAAGAACCCGATGATCATCACCAAGGGCGCCAAGATCGCCGACGCGGTGCAGGGTGCAGCCCGGGCCTGCTACTCCAACTCCGGCCAGCTGTGTATCTCGATCGAACGCATCTACGTCGAGAAGGCGATCGCCGACGAGTTCGCCGACCGCTTCGCCGCCTACGTCTCGGCCATGAAGCTCTCTGCCACTTACGATTTCAACGCCGACATGGGTTCGCTCGCCTCGGCTGCGCAGGTCGAGACCGCCGAGGCGCACGTCGCCGACGCGGTGGCCAAGGGCGCCAAGATCCTTGCCGGCGGCAAGCGTCGCGCCGACCTCGGACCGTTCTTCTACGAGCCGACGGTGCTGACCGACGTCACCGACGAGATGACCTGCTACGGGCAGGAGACCTTTGGTCCGGTGGTGTCGATCTATCCGGTCGACTCCGTCGACGAGGCCATCAAACTGGCCAACGACACCGAATACGGCCTCAACGCAAGCATTTTCGCGGGCAGCAGCGCCGAGGCCAACGCGATTGCCGACCAACTGCGGGCCGGCACGGTCAACATCAATGAGGGCTACGCCGCCGCCTGGGCGTCGACCGCCGCACCGATGGGTGGGATGGGGATCTCCGGGATGGGCCGCCGCCACGGCGAAGAGGGTCTGCTCAAGTACACCGAACCGCAGACCATCGCCGAGCAGCGTTTCCTCGGGATCGACCGCATGCCGGTGGTGCCGCAGAACATCTACCGGGCCATCACCCCGTCCGTCGTCCGCGGGCTGAAGTACCTGCCCGGTCGCTGAGTCGAGGTCGCCGCCACCAGCGGTGACCCAGGTGGCCGCGGGTGGCCGCGTGCGCGAATGGTCCGATCGGCCGACAGGCGCCTACGTCCGTTCTGGTGTTGGATGCAGAGGTGGTCGGTCGGTCGTGGGGTGTCGTGGGTGGATGTGCTGCCGTGATGGTGGCCGTGGCAGCGCTGGCGGCAGCGTCGTCGAGCACACCGCACCCGGTGGTGACTTCGGCCGTTCACGCGCACCAACCGAGGATGCACACGCCGGTGGCGACCGATCTCGTGCTCAGTTTCACCGGCGACAACATCCTCGGCACCGACGACAAGTTCTCGACGGCGTCGAGTCTGCCGACGTTGTGGGAACAGAGCGGCCGACGCCCCGACTACTTCTTTCGCAACGTCCGCCAGTACTTTGACGCCGACGACCTGACCGTCGCCAACTTCGAAGTCGCGCTGACGAATTGGCGGGAGAAGCGCTACAAGGGCGAAGGCGAGGTGTACCACTTCCACGGCGACGCCGCGCTCGCGCACACGTTGCCGGCCGGCGGTATCGACGTGGTGACCGTCGCCAACAATCACACCTTCGACTACGGGCAGCGCGGCTTCGACGACACCCTCGCCGCGCTCCGCTCGGCACGGATCGGCTACTTCGGCACCGGCGACGCGAGCGAGGGGTCTGACTACGACATGTCGCTGCTGCGCACCGTCAACGGGGTCACCGTCGGCCTCGTCGGTTACCAGACCTGGACTGACACTCCCGAGGTCGAGCGCAAGATCCGCACTGACTTCGACCGGCTGCGGGCCGCGGGCGCCGACGTGCTGATCCCGTTTTTCCACTGGGGCATCGAGTCCGAGCACACGCCGTACGAGGTGCAGACCAACCTGGCGCATCTCGCGATCGACGCCGGTGTGGACCTCGTCGTCGGAACGCATCCGCACGTGATCCAGTCGATGGAGATCTACCGCGGCAAGCTGATCGCCTACTCCTTCGGCAACTTCGCCTTCGGCGGCAACAGCAACCCGACCGACAAACGCACCTTCATCCTGCAGG is part of the Gordonia bronchialis DSM 43247 genome and encodes:
- a CDS encoding CapA family protein, which produces MDAEVVGRSWGVVGGCAAVMVAVAALAAASSSTPHPVVTSAVHAHQPRMHTPVATDLVLSFTGDNILGTDDKFSTASSLPTLWEQSGRRPDYFFRNVRQYFDADDLTVANFEVALTNWREKRYKGEGEVYHFHGDAALAHTLPAGGIDVVTVANNHTFDYGQRGFDDTLAALRSARIGYFGTGDASEGSDYDMSLLRTVNGVTVGLVGYQTWTDTPEVERKIRTDFDRLRAAGADVLIPFFHWGIESEHTPYEVQTNLAHLAIDAGVDLVVGTHPHVIQSMEIYRGKLIAYSFGNFAFGGNSNPTDKRTFILQARLHTVDRDVRSVDFRVIPTRVSRTESYNDYVPTPYAGPEKQQVLEFINGISPTLHGRAADCFVPVAPSRTHPPAPTVQARPAG
- a CDS encoding succinic semialdehyde dehydrogenase, whose translation is MPKPTADYFARLGALVAIDNAAERPTRSVLEAFSGAEMATIPVGTADDLEQAVARARVAQEGWAKRTPAERAKVLDAFSELVYRNAQELMDIAQAETGKARTYAQEEVLDVALTARHYANVGPKLLADRKVKGMLPGATSVRVRYQPKGVVGVISPWNYPLTLAVSDGVAALLAGNAVVIKPDSQTPYCALAVAELLYQAGLPRELFAVVPGPGSVVGQAIVAQTDYVMFTGSSATGATLAEQAGRRLIGFSAELGGKNPMIITKGAKIADAVQGAARACYSNSGQLCISIERIYVEKAIADEFADRFAAYVSAMKLSATYDFNADMGSLASAAQVETAEAHVADAVAKGAKILAGGKRRADLGPFFYEPTVLTDVTDEMTCYGQETFGPVVSIYPVDSVDEAIKLANDTEYGLNASIFAGSSAEANAIADQLRAGTVNINEGYAAAWASTAAPMGGMGISGMGRRHGEEGLLKYTEPQTIAEQRFLGIDRMPVVPQNIYRAITPSVVRGLKYLPGR